From the Halodesulfovibrio sp. genome, one window contains:
- a CDS encoding HlyD family efflux transporter periplasmic adaptor subunit yields MWRKVFFLILIILLAFVEIAYSKEVFVAKAAKRHVKMTGFTRPRKVITISSEENARCLKVYADVGDSIGKEGIFAKLDPTFIDLDILRNLDKQQANQTAVTFYKKEAGRYRTLIEKKHAAQTTLDALERDLESAREAADALKVEELILREHKKRHSIVAPEGWKVIERYIEPGELVGVGDELAKIGDFNVLLVPLALTPSELITLQKMKKIVVNLPELGEKVEARIEHISPDYDPGMRKIKVDLAIEKFPIEKRGGIRADLHLPMDEAKGAVVVPESALVQGYEEAYLVRENGEEVPVIIMGNGGKDGAKRVRSKDISAGERFILNPPQSGF; encoded by the coding sequence ATGTGGCGCAAAGTTTTCTTTCTTATTCTGATTATTCTTCTGGCATTTGTCGAGATTGCTTATAGCAAGGAAGTCTTTGTAGCAAAGGCGGCAAAGCGTCATGTGAAGATGACTGGTTTTACCCGTCCACGAAAGGTTATCACTATATCCAGTGAAGAAAATGCCCGGTGTCTTAAAGTCTATGCCGATGTTGGTGATTCTATTGGCAAAGAGGGCATATTCGCGAAGCTTGATCCAACGTTTATTGATCTGGATATCTTGCGGAACCTCGACAAACAGCAGGCAAATCAAACCGCAGTAACGTTTTATAAAAAAGAAGCTGGCAGGTATCGAACTCTTATCGAAAAAAAACACGCCGCGCAGACAACGCTAGATGCGCTTGAACGTGATTTAGAATCTGCCCGTGAAGCTGCGGATGCACTGAAAGTTGAAGAGCTGATTTTGCGTGAACACAAGAAACGCCATTCCATTGTTGCCCCTGAAGGCTGGAAGGTTATTGAGCGCTATATCGAACCGGGAGAGCTTGTAGGGGTAGGAGATGAACTTGCTAAGATAGGTGATTTCAACGTGTTGCTTGTCCCCCTTGCACTGACACCTTCGGAATTGATTACCTTGCAAAAAATGAAAAAAATTGTGGTCAACCTGCCTGAACTTGGTGAAAAAGTTGAGGCACGCATAGAGCATATTTCTCCTGATTATGATCCCGGAATGCGAAAAATTAAGGTTGATCTAGCTATCGAAAAGTTTCCTATCGAAAAGCGTGGCGGTATTCGTGCTGATCTTCATTTACCGATGGATGAAGCAAAAGGGGCAGTTGTTGTTCCGGAAAGTGCACTGGTTCAAGGGTATGAAGAGGCATACCTTGTTCGGGAAAATGGTGAAGAAGTGCCTGTTATTATTATGGGGAACGGAGGGAAAGACGGAGCCAAACGCGTGCGCTCAAAGGATATTTCAGCAGGAGAGCGTTTTATACTCAACCCGCCACAATCAGGGTTTTAG
- the thiE gene encoding thiamine phosphate synthase — MNFQEILDTDLYALTDEGLSKGRSNIEVVDAMLKAGIKVLQYREKDKKSGVMLEECLQIRAMTKQAGCKFIVNDYVDIAMLCDADGVHVGQEDIPVQQVRQLVGADKIIGLSTHSPEECKRAIEVGADYIGVGPIFATQTKKDVCAPVGYEYLEYVTQQHSIPHVAIGGIKLHNIHDVAQHGARCCAIVSEIVGADDITATVLELRKAMAGKSLVK, encoded by the coding sequence ATGAATTTTCAAGAAATTTTGGATACTGACCTCTATGCATTGACAGATGAAGGTCTGTCAAAAGGGCGTTCTAATATTGAAGTCGTTGATGCAATGCTTAAAGCAGGCATTAAGGTTCTTCAGTATAGAGAAAAAGATAAAAAATCCGGTGTGATGTTGGAAGAGTGCTTGCAAATACGCGCTATGACAAAGCAGGCAGGCTGCAAATTTATTGTGAATGACTACGTTGATATTGCAATGCTGTGTGATGCAGACGGCGTACATGTAGGGCAGGAAGATATCCCTGTGCAGCAGGTTCGCCAGCTTGTCGGCGCAGATAAAATTATCGGACTTTCCACGCATTCACCAGAAGAGTGCAAGCGCGCTATTGAAGTTGGTGCTGATTACATTGGTGTGGGTCCTATTTTTGCGACGCAAACTAAGAAAGACGTATGTGCACCAGTTGGGTATGAGTACCTTGAGTATGTAACGCAGCAACACTCTATTCCTCATGTGGCTATTGGTGGAATTAAGCTGCACAATATTCATGATGTAGCACAGCATGGTGCTCGTTGTTGTGCAATTGTTTCTGAAATAGTGGGCGCGGATGATATTACCGCCACTGTGCTGGAATTACGCAAGGCAATGGCTGGTAAGTCGTTGGTGAAATAA
- the thiF gene encoding sulfur carrier protein ThiS adenylyltransferase ThiF has protein sequence MTDTSSLQKGLSRYLTPEQRARLASVTVGIAGCGGLGSNCAFMLARSGVRKFVIVDYDTVDFSNLNRQFFFEEQVGGAKVDVCKSNLLRIDSTLDIAVHNKRITPETAEQLFAECDIIIEALDSVDGKKMMAEKYLPDPRLYVSASGMAGWGEPYMQKRQIRDDAVLVGDFTTDIADHPPMAPKVLMAAAMQADVVLTHILGK, from the coding sequence ATGACTGACACGTCTTCGTTGCAAAAAGGTTTATCCCGTTATCTGACACCAGAGCAGCGAGCACGTCTTGCTTCCGTAACTGTCGGCATAGCAGGTTGCGGCGGGTTAGGTTCTAACTGTGCGTTTATGCTGGCTCGGAGTGGTGTCCGCAAGTTTGTTATTGTTGATTACGATACTGTGGATTTCTCCAACCTGAATCGTCAGTTCTTTTTTGAAGAGCAGGTAGGGGGAGCCAAGGTTGATGTGTGTAAATCTAATTTGCTGCGTATAGACAGTACATTAGACATTGCCGTACATAACAAACGTATTACACCCGAAACAGCAGAACAGCTTTTTGCAGAATGCGACATCATTATTGAAGCACTTGATAGTGTGGATGGAAAAAAGATGATGGCGGAAAAATATTTACCAGACCCGCGTCTGTATGTTTCAGCATCCGGCATGGCTGGATGGGGTGAGCCGTACATGCAAAAACGGCAGATTCGTGATGATGCCGTGCTTGTAGGTGATTTTACAACCGATATTGCCGATCATCCGCCTATGGCGCCCAAAGTGCTTATGGCAGCCGCTATGCAGGCAGATGTTGTGTTAACGCATATTTTGGGGAAATAA
- the thiH gene encoding 2-iminoacetate synthase ThiH, whose product MGFSEVLAQYDTLDMAAYLAAVQPADVERVLAKYSLTPHDYLTLLSPAAEGMLEVMARKANEISLRHFGRTIQLFTPLYLANYCTNQCVYCGFNTANKISRMQLTAEELTKEAQAIAATGLKHILILTGDAPAKSTVEYIGDCSNILREYFSSISIEVYAMTQDEYAYLIDRGVDGLTIYQETYNKPLYEELHPKGPKRDYGFRLDAPERGCKAGMRTVNVGALLGLESVWQRDAFYTGVHAEYLQRKYPGTNIAISLPRMRPHAGSYQPASIVTDKHLVQLMLAQRIFLPSVGITVSTREPAVLRDNLMPLGVTKMSAGVTTAVGGHTADNSSTEQFEISDPRSVEEMCSAIEARGFQPIFKDWEPF is encoded by the coding sequence ATGGGATTTTCAGAAGTTCTCGCACAGTATGATACGCTGGATATGGCAGCGTATCTTGCTGCTGTGCAACCGGCTGATGTGGAAAGGGTGCTTGCAAAGTATTCGTTAACTCCGCATGACTACCTTACTCTTCTTTCTCCGGCGGCAGAGGGCATGCTGGAAGTTATGGCGCGGAAAGCAAATGAAATTTCATTGCGTCATTTCGGCAGAACAATTCAATTGTTTACTCCTTTGTATCTTGCCAACTACTGTACTAACCAGTGTGTATACTGTGGCTTTAATACAGCTAACAAGATTTCACGCATGCAGTTGACTGCGGAAGAATTGACCAAAGAAGCGCAGGCAATTGCTGCAACGGGTTTGAAACATATTCTTATTCTTACTGGTGATGCGCCAGCAAAATCGACCGTTGAATACATAGGCGACTGTTCTAATATTCTTCGTGAGTATTTTTCTTCTATCAGTATTGAAGTCTACGCAATGACCCAGGATGAGTATGCATACCTCATCGACCGTGGTGTGGATGGTCTGACGATTTATCAGGAGACGTACAACAAACCGTTGTACGAAGAACTGCATCCTAAAGGTCCTAAACGGGATTACGGTTTCAGACTGGATGCACCGGAGCGCGGTTGTAAAGCGGGAATGCGTACGGTGAACGTTGGGGCACTGCTCGGGCTTGAATCGGTATGGCAGCGTGATGCATTCTACACAGGTGTGCATGCAGAGTACTTGCAGCGCAAGTATCCTGGTACTAATATCGCTATTTCTTTGCCTCGTATGCGTCCTCATGCTGGCTCGTATCAACCCGCATCTATCGTTACAGATAAACATTTAGTGCAGCTTATGCTGGCGCAGCGCATTTTCCTGCCAAGTGTGGGAATAACTGTGTCTACACGGGAACCGGCAGTATTGCGTGATAACTTGATGCCGCTTGGTGTAACTAAAATGTCTGCCGGAGTGACAACCGCTGTAGGTGGTCACACTGCTGATAACAGCAGCACTGAACAGTTTGAAATTTCTGATCCGCGAAGCGTTGAGGAAATGTGCAGCGCTATTGAAGCCCGAGGATTCCAGCCAATATTCAAAGATTGGGAACCATTCTAG
- a CDS encoding thiazole synthase produces MEANNNDALVIGGVSLTSRLFTGTGKYGSDTIIPDVCASSGSQVITVALRRVDTNAATGNVMQHIPKHMQLLPNTSGARNADEAVRIARLARAAGCGDWIKIEVISDNKYLLPDGYETAKATEILAKEGFVVLPYVNADLYIARDLVNAGAAAVMPLGAPIGSNRGLKTKEMVRILIDEISLPIIVDAGIGAPSQACEAMEMGAAACLVNTAIAAAGDPVAMGRAFGEAVRAGRAAYLAQTATVSTGTADASSPLTGFLGGM; encoded by the coding sequence ATGGAAGCGAACAACAACGACGCATTGGTTATCGGCGGAGTCAGCCTGACCAGCAGACTTTTTACCGGAACCGGTAAATATGGCTCAGATACAATTATTCCTGATGTGTGTGCATCGTCCGGATCTCAGGTCATTACGGTTGCGTTACGCAGAGTCGACACAAACGCAGCTACAGGGAATGTTATGCAGCACATTCCTAAGCACATGCAGTTGTTGCCTAATACGTCCGGTGCGCGTAACGCCGACGAAGCAGTGCGAATTGCTCGTCTGGCGCGCGCAGCCGGATGTGGGGACTGGATTAAAATTGAAGTTATTTCCGACAATAAGTATTTGTTGCCGGATGGATACGAAACCGCAAAAGCTACAGAGATTCTTGCAAAAGAAGGTTTTGTAGTGCTGCCGTATGTTAATGCGGATTTGTATATAGCGCGTGACCTTGTTAATGCCGGAGCTGCTGCGGTAATGCCGCTTGGTGCTCCTATTGGCAGCAATCGCGGGCTTAAAACAAAAGAAATGGTTCGTATCCTGATTGATGAAATTTCATTGCCGATTATTGTTGATGCAGGAATCGGTGCTCCGTCTCAGGCTTGTGAAGCTATGGAGATGGGCGCGGCTGCCTGTCTTGTAAACACTGCTATCGCAGCCGCAGGTGATCCTGTCGCAATGGGACGGGCTTTCGGCGAGGCTGTGCGTGCAGGTCGAGCGGCATACCTTGCCCAGACCGCTACTGTTTCGACAGGCACAGCAGATGCATCATCACCATTGACCGGCTTTTTAGGCGGTATGTAA
- the thiS gene encoding sulfur carrier protein ThiS — protein sequence MQLTVNGQMQLCDDDTTLLEYLQGNGVDVKAVVVELNRTVVTADDFGTTVLTDGDILEILQFVGGG from the coding sequence ATGCAACTAACTGTAAACGGTCAGATGCAACTGTGCGATGACGACACAACCCTGCTTGAATATTTGCAGGGCAACGGCGTGGATGTGAAAGCGGTTGTCGTTGAACTGAACCGAACCGTTGTGACGGCTGATGATTTTGGAACTACCGTACTTACTGACGGGGATATATTGGAAATCCTGCAATTCGTAGGAGGGGGCTAA
- a CDS encoding multiheme c-type cytochrome, with product MKIRRTLVILLGMVICCMLGAGIAGAEESMQQKPPKAMSQGDATLGGLHKQILVQRGFSEDAKKCIECHSKKTPGIVDNWRNGRMAHAQVSCYDCHVVEKTSPMASQCEGVRGTNIYTSPMVSSKTCSRCHPVEVSQFLESSHAKPSSEPIMNNPTFDKLMHYYEGLGFMGVDRNSPEGMAPRASGCQMCHGTIIEIGADNKPINMTWPAGPGQRYPDGSVGNCSVCHTRHMFSIAEARKPESCGTCHLGPDHPNIEIYHQSKHGQVYAAHGENWNFTAAPDTWEPGDYDAPTCAVCHLSGIGELTTTHNPETRLKWKLYSKRSEIREGTRGAGLEGAKRMRLVCKNCHSTLHTNATMDTLDASVKLYNIYWDKAVAMKKELAAKNLLGDDPWRDGFQRMMYYLWHHEGRRARQGAAMNGPDYAHWHGFFQMFQMFMDMQGIYEWRLKNGKIEELSNVACPGPD from the coding sequence ATGAAGATACGGAGGACCTTGGTAATCCTATTAGGAATGGTGATCTGTTGCATGTTGGGCGCGGGCATTGCCGGTGCTGAGGAGAGCATGCAGCAAAAGCCACCGAAAGCCATGTCGCAAGGGGATGCAACCCTTGGAGGACTGCATAAGCAGATTCTCGTACAGCGTGGTTTTTCTGAAGATGCGAAAAAATGTATTGAATGTCACTCTAAAAAGACTCCCGGCATTGTTGATAACTGGAGAAATGGTCGCATGGCTCATGCACAGGTTTCCTGTTACGACTGTCACGTAGTAGAAAAGACCTCTCCTATGGCGAGCCAGTGTGAAGGTGTACGCGGAACCAATATTTATACCAGCCCGATGGTATCTTCAAAAACATGTTCCCGTTGCCACCCTGTGGAAGTTTCACAGTTCCTTGAAAGCTCCCATGCAAAGCCATCCTCAGAACCGATTATGAATAACCCGACATTTGATAAGCTCATGCATTATTATGAAGGTCTGGGCTTTATGGGTGTTGATCGGAATAGTCCGGAAGGAATGGCACCGCGTGCCTCCGGTTGTCAGATGTGTCATGGTACCATTATTGAAATTGGTGCAGACAATAAGCCTATCAACATGACATGGCCAGCTGGTCCGGGGCAGAGATACCCTGATGGTTCTGTAGGTAACTGCTCGGTTTGTCACACACGCCACATGTTTTCCATTGCAGAAGCTCGTAAGCCTGAATCTTGCGGAACATGTCACCTTGGACCGGATCATCCGAATATTGAAATTTATCACCAGTCCAAGCACGGACAAGTGTACGCAGCACATGGTGAAAATTGGAACTTCACCGCAGCTCCAGATACATGGGAGCCGGGTGATTATGATGCACCTACCTGTGCAGTATGCCACTTAAGCGGTATTGGTGAACTGACTACCACACATAACCCTGAAACCCGTCTGAAGTGGAAGCTGTACAGCAAGCGTTCGGAAATTCGCGAAGGCACTCGTGGTGCTGGACTCGAAGGTGCAAAACGAATGCGTTTAGTTTGTAAAAACTGCCACTCAACACTCCATACAAATGCCACAATGGATACGCTCGATGCTTCTGTGAAGCTTTACAATATCTACTGGGATAAAGCAGTGGCTATGAAGAAAGAGCTTGCAGCGAAGAATCTGCTTGGGGATGACCCATGGAGAGATGGCTTCCAGCGTATGATGTACTACCTGTGGCACCATGAAGGACGCCGCGCCCGTCAGGGTGCAGCTATGAATGGTCCAGACTATGCTCACTGGCATGGTTTCTTCCAGATGTTCCAGATGTTCATGGATATGCAGGGCATTTATGAATGGCGTCTGAAAAATGGCAAGATTGAAGAACTGAGCAACGTAGCTTGCCCTGGTCCTGATTAA
- a CDS encoding NapC/NirT family cytochrome c, which produces MPQRNDRRKRKKLLLVGGVAGVVLSIVLVLASGHMIALTNTDTFCVTCHVMKPFRQSWLASVHGGNNPQGVVAQCVDCHLPHGTLVEYVAAKAYTGTRDVIMNMIIDPYTYDWAARRKYREDYTYDSSCLKCHTRLLSPKMGIKAILAHREYLRKENKLRCVKCHEHVGHKDMMHYVNQYFNRDS; this is translated from the coding sequence ATGCCTCAGCGCAACGATAGGAGAAAACGAAAAAAACTATTGTTGGTAGGGGGTGTAGCCGGTGTTGTATTAAGTATCGTTCTTGTATTGGCTTCTGGTCATATGATTGCACTGACGAATACTGATACCTTTTGCGTAACGTGCCATGTAATGAAACCGTTCAGGCAGTCATGGCTTGCCTCGGTTCATGGAGGTAACAACCCACAAGGGGTTGTTGCCCAATGCGTGGATTGCCATCTGCCACATGGCACCCTCGTAGAGTACGTTGCAGCCAAAGCGTATACCGGTACACGCGATGTTATAATGAATATGATAATCGACCCCTATACGTATGACTGGGCGGCGCGGCGCAAATACCGTGAAGATTACACGTACGATAGTTCCTGTCTCAAATGCCATACAAGATTATTGTCTCCGAAGATGGGGATAAAAGCGATTTTGGCACACCGTGAATATCTGAGAAAAGAAAATAAGCTCAGATGTGTGAAATGCCATGAACATGTGGGGCATAAAGACATGATGCATTACGTGAACCAGTATTTCAACAGGGATTCATAA